The Apium graveolens cultivar Ventura chromosome 6, ASM990537v1, whole genome shotgun sequence genome contains a region encoding:
- the LOC141663744 gene encoding putative pentatricopeptide repeat-containing protein At5g47460 gives MLKPRSIPLNHLKHPSYFLLNHLTTISGYRLVNENLDSCSNLHNVSGFFSSDKKLNGYSLVSLIRTCTQLGCYSNGQQLHSYVLQSGFVSNTYVSTALINFYVKFEFLDDALNLFDEIPEPSVVSWNSLISGHVHCGEFSKALCLFMQLEKSGICSDAFSFTAALAACGKLCLLRLGMSIHSKIVKYGDECSVVTSNCLIDMYGKCGCVEEAIRLFKEMNGKDAISWNSVIAACARNQRLEQASSFLKQMPEPDTISYNELINGIAQFGNIEDAIAILANVPKPDSSSWNSIITGYVNRNHAREALKIFSKMHFGGMRMDQFTFSSILSGIGSISALAWGTLVHCRSIRSGLDKSVVVGSALIDMYSKCGQVKDAEILFQSLSCKNLITWNAMISGYAHNGNSTKVIELFEQLKSVKHLKPNGITFVNVLSACWHNRMPFKVANNYLESMQRDYGINATAEHCSAIIRIMGQEGEVWRAQNMISELGLGSDGKVWRALLGACGMCGDVDVAEIAAAKLTELEGDNEFIYVKLSNIYAMHEKWEDVGSVRKLMREKQVQKEVGCSWIEV, from the coding sequence ATGCTTAAACCTCGAAGCATCCCACTAAACCACCTAAAACATCCCTCTTATTTTCTGTTAAATCACTTAACTACAATTAGTGGATATCGCCTGGTTAATGAAAACCTTGATTCCTGTTCTAATTTGCATAATGTCTCAGGATTTTTCAGTTCTGATAAAAAACTTAATGGTTATTCTCTAGTCTCTTTAATCCGTACATGTACTCAGTTGGGTTGCTATTCCAATGGCCAACAGCTTCATTCATATGTTTTGCAATCTGGGTTTGTGTCTAATACTTACGTCTCCACTGCTCTCATCAATTTTTATGTAAAGTTTGAGTTTTTGGATGATGCCCTCAACCTGTTTGATGAAATTCCTGAACCAAGTGTTGTTTCTTGGAATTCTTTGATTTCTGGGCACGTGCATTGTGGGGAGTTTAGTAAGGCTTTGTGCTTGTTTATGCAGCTGGAGAAATCTGGAATTTGTTCTGATGCTTTTTCATTTACTGCGGCTTTGGCTGCGTGTGGGAAGCTATGTTTGTTGAGATTGGGAATGTCGATTCATTCGAAGATTGTCAAGTATGGGGATGAATGCAGTGTTGTTACCTCTAATTGTTTGATTGATATGTATGGGAAATGTGGGTGCGTTGAAGAGGCCATTCGCTTGTTTAAGGAAATGAATGGTAAGGATGCCATATCTTGGAATTCTGTTATAGCAGCTTGTGCTAGGAATCAAAGACTTGAACAAGCGTCTAGCTTTTTGAAGCAAATGCCTGAGCCTGATACCATATCATACAATGAGCTAATTAATGGTATTGCGCAGTTTGGAAACATAGAAGATGCCATTGCTATCTTAGCAAATGTGCCGAAGCCAGACTCATCTTCTTGGAATTCAATAATAACTGGATACGTCAATAGGAATCATGCACGAGAAGCTCTTAAAATCTTTAGTAAAATGCATTTTGGAGGAATGAGAATGGATCAGTTCACATTTTCAAGCATTTTAAGTGGCATTGGAAGTATTTCAGCTCTTGCATGGGGGACTTTGGTTCATTGCCGTTCAATTAGATCTGGTTTGGATAAATCCGTAGTAGTTGGAAGTGCTTTAATTGATATGTACTCAAAATGTGGGCAGGTTAAAGATGCTGAAATATTGTTTCAGTCACTATCATGTAAAAACTTGATAACTTGGAATGCCATGATTTCTGGTTATGCCCATAATGGCAATTCGACCAAGGTGATTGAGCTTTTCGAGCAATTGAAATCAGTGAAACACCTGAAACCAAACGGGATCACCTTTGTTAACGTTTTATCTGCATGTTGGCACAACAGAATGCCATTTAAGGTCGCAAATAATTACCTCGAATCAATGCAGAGGGATTATGGGATTAATGCTACTGCTGAACATTGTTCAGCTATTATTAGGATTATGGGACAGGAAGGGGAAGTGTGGAGAGCACAGAATATGATAAGCGAGTTGGGACTTGGTTCTGATGGAAAGGTGTGGAGGGCTTTGCTAGGTGCTTGTGGAATGTGTGGTGATGTAGATGTTGCCGAGATTGCAGCTGCAAAGTTGACTGAGTTGGAAGGTGATAATGAGTTTATATATGTTAAATTGTCTAACATTTATGCAATGCATGAAAAATGGGAAGATGTGGGCTCGGTCAGGAAGCTAATGAGGGAGAAACAAGTGCAGAAAGAAGTTGGTTGTAGTTGGATAGAAGTATAA